One Zonotrichia albicollis isolate bZonAlb1 chromosome 14, bZonAlb1.hap1, whole genome shotgun sequence genomic window, gcatttaaaaaaaacaatcaCCCAAACAACTCAGTTGTGTATATGCCATAAAGCCAACAAGAAGGGctcttttcattttgtttcaggAGGAAGTCTCTTGGAAATCCTCTCCCTCTGtccaaaaaacccctcaacCAGATTGGAGGACAGCTTCATTTTGTTCAAATCCACTAGAAAAGGATTTCAGACACCTGAGTTGATTTTTCTGCAGCTGAGACACCTGTAACTGTGTCAGTGTAAGATCAAAAGCCAAGCAAAAGCTGGTGGTACCAGCAGTTGGATGGGAGACCTCTGAGGAAAGCACCAGTGTCACAGTAAGTGGAGGTGAGACTGAACCCTCTGAggctctgctcagagctgggagctgctgcctgtccAGTTTCTGACaagccacagcccccagcagTTTGCAGTGTCACCAGGGCATTGCTTGCAGCATCCTGGCCGAATTCCATCTGGGGCAATCACATTCTGCCTACCTAGAACTCCCCCTGATGCTTCACTAGGTCACAATACTCCACTGTCCTAAACGCTTGTGTGGTGCTGCTGTGTGTTGTTTAACTGCTTCCACCTCAAAGGTGGCTGCATTTCAGTGGAGAGAGAACCTTTTATTGTACAAAACAGACAATGGCATCTTCCTAGAGCCACTGCTCCTGAAAGACAAAAATTCATACTGAAGAAAGACTGGGAGTAAACAGTGCACAGTACAAAGCAGGGGTAATGTCTGCACATACCAGATTAATCCCCAGGCACGAGTTTAAGCAGCAGTTCTTCAACACCATCAAGCTGTAAGTGACAAGGAAAAGTTCAATACGTCTACAGTTACTGCGGATGAGCTAATGGACTTCAACAAAGTAACAGTCCTTTGCCGTCCCTCAAGGATCTCAAATGACTTCACAAACAGGAATGACTATGTTCTATTGTCGCCACCATCCTTACCATGAGATGGTGCTCTATCTCCCAAACGCGAGAGTTACTATCCCTGTACTGCTCACCCTGGGACAGCTGCCACATGTGAGGCAGCCGGGATGGGGGGAGCTGGCTGGGTCGCAGCGCCTCACCCAGGGGAACCTGAACTCTTTGGATCCGAGCCCTCAGCATACCTTCCTCCTGGGGGAGAGTAACAAACAGAGCAGGCAGTTACTGGCAGAGGCACCTGAAACAGCAACGCTACAACCAGGGGGAAGCTCAAAGCGCACACTTGCCTCTTCCGCAGCCACGAGCCAGGTTTTGCGGTGCTCATCGCAGTAAACCCCCACGCGGCGCACCCAGAGGCGCACGGGAGGAGCGCCTGCCTCCCCTCCCTGCGCCATCCCTCGGGCGCTGCCGCAGCTCAGCCGGACGGCATCGGCCCGCGGGCTGCACTCGCGGCCTCCGGAGCTCCGAGCACATCCACGGGGAGAGCTCCCGCAGCCGGCAGCCAGGTGGTGTCTGACTCTCGGAGGAGATGCTACGTGCGGAAATGTCCCTAAAAGTCAGCTCGGGAGGCTGAGGTGGCGCCTAAGCCAGCGGAAACGTCAGGCCAAGTCGTACAGTGGGACACGCGGGCCGGGTGGCGTTGGTAAGGCATTCTGGGGCAAAAGGTGCTATTGGTACCAAGTTAAACCCTGGGAGTATTGGCTTTGCTCATTCCACTAACAGTCCTATTAACAGTCTTTGTgtaaaatggggggaaaaagaggTGTCTAAATCCCAAAAGCAAAACTGGTGAGCAGCAGTGAGGTGAGCTCAGCAGGAACGGAGATCACTCTggaggcagagcacagggctcgcTGTGCAGGACTCTCATCTTTGGAGCTCGCTGAGCTGTCGGGGCGCAGGGTCCTTTGTCTCATCTCTCGGGGTGGCAGCACTGTCCGTTCACACCCAAACTCCTCGGGAGCAGCGCTCAGGACTCTCACTCGGCTTTTAGCTGGTCACAGAGAGCCACCGACACGGGCAGAGGAGCTTGGGGCACTGAGGTGGTTCCTGCTACTGTAACTTTTGTGTAACAGCACGGTTATCTGTGTGCCAGTTAGATCAAGCTGAGCCATTTGCAAATGGAGGTCAGGGGAAATGATTCTCTTTGAACCCTAGAAGAGGTAATCAAAATGGTACAGACAGTCTTCATCCTTTATCTAGGTGTAAAGTAGAACAAAGTTAAGCTGTAACACATACAACATCCTCCTGCTATGAAGCAGATGCAATATTCTTTATCCCAGTGAAACACAGTGGTCTTCTGAAAACTTGTAAGGTTATAAGGCATATTTCAAACAGGAGCAAGAAAATCTGGGTACAAAATAAAGGAGGGAAGgtcagggagagaaaaaaaaaaacttgttaTACATTGGGCTGCATATATAACAGAAAATACTCTTCCACGATGCCTTCCATATCTTACATCAGTGTTTCTCTATCTTTTTGAGCCAGAGGAGCACTCAGCCTTTTTGAGAACAAAACACCAACCACGGGTCAGCCTGAACAGCACCATCACAAAGAAAACTTTGAGTGCTCTTTCATTACTTCTGTTTTTCACCCATTCTGTTTGTTGCCTTGCTTGGTGTGTGGGGATGTGTATGTGCCCCACACAAAGCACCACTGTTCTGCCATCCTGTGATGAGGGACAGGCATTCCAAGGAATGCCCCACCAGCTGGATCACTGGCATTTAGAGGAATGTGACTGCAGCCTGACAAGCCTCACAAGGCCTTCAGGAATTAGGGTTAAAAGGACATTTCTGtaactcttttcctttctgctttaCCCTAAGCCACATTACAAATTTAAACCCCTGTCTTGAACTCTGCCCAACagtgaaatgcagcaattgccACTGAACACAATCACCCCAGGTGGAATTCGGCCAGGATACTCTGCAGAAAACTGCAAAAAGTTCCATCATGATCAGAAATGCCCGAGAACTTGTTTTCATTCCGTTCAAAGCTGGAATTTTTACAAGTCATCATTCCCAGAACCAGAAGGCTCAAGACTGGCTCCAGTAATAGAAAAATGAGTCTCAGTAAATGAACTGTGTTTCCTACAGTAGGTAAGCTCTCCTGGAAGGTCTCCTCTCCAAACACTGCCCTGGTTCAGGCTGGCTGAACCACAGGGAGCAGGACCAAAGCACAACATGCACATTTGTGTCCATGGgcagcagagatggcagcagtgacagagcCAGGACAACAGAACCAGGTCTCATGCAGAGGACACTGTGCAGAATGGGCAGAGGTTTGTGTGTGCTGTCACCCTGTGCCCCAAGCTCCCCCAGAACTGCAAAGCTCAAAGGCTCAGTCTGGCCTGTGGAGGTGCCCAGGTGGTGCCACATGGAAAACCCTGAGGTCAGGCAAAACCGTCAGCTGGGTCTGGGGTGGGACAggagtggggtttggggtgggacaGGAATGGGGTTCAAGGTGGGATAGGTGTCTGCAGCACCCAAACACACCAAAGGAACTGGAGATTCCACAAGCACACACCCAGACAGTGCACCTGAAAACACACACAGTGTCTTATTGCTGCAGGTTTGATTAGAAAGCAAAAACAAAGCCTGAAGGAAGACATGGGTGGAAGGAGAAGAGAGCTTACTTatattttaaacacattttaaacCCAAGTTCTTACACTGCCTGCTTCATAACCTATCAAAAACCCCATCACAACcaagaaaaaccccaacagcTTAAATGTGCAGGATTGCAGCATCATCCTTTGAGACTTTAACATTCCCATCAACCCTGCTGTAGAAGGCTGAGCTGTTCAAAGTGCTGCTTTGGGGAGATTCCAACCCCAGTCCTCACAGACAGGAATAACACTGGAGATGTTCTGTCCATCTTAGCATCAACCTCAGAAGTTTAATGCTGTTCTAGGACCTGGATGGATTTCTGAGCCATAATATATGGATAAATGTCAAaatggccaggaggaggaaTGCAGCTTGTAGTGACGacaatttatttggttttaggTTGGgtacattaaaatattttatggaaaCAGTGACAGAAATTGCTCCAGATGCTGTCTGGaccaccccagagctggaggtcAGTGTGCTGAATAAACTGCACCCTTTATCACCTTTTGATCTAAAAAGCAGCAGGGAGTTCAGCTGCCATTTAGGCAGCAAGGAGAAGCAGTGCTGaggctcagcagtgctgtgctgccacAGTTACACCCCAAAGCACGGCTGGCCAGCCTGGCCTTCCCCTGGGGCTTCAGAGCTGCCTGCACACCTCAGGGCTACGAGGGTGCTGAGCCTTCCTGACAAACCCAGCCCGGCTCTGGCAACAGCTCGGGGATCTGGTGACTTAAGGGCATGTGGAGACACTCTAAAGCTTCTTCTTGGGGGTTTGACTCTACTCTGCCTGGAGCAAGCCCCTCTGACTCCACGCTCCGCTCTGCCCGACCTACGGAGGGGTAACAGATGCTCACCGACCAGCCGGGCTGTCCAGCAGCGTGGGGAGGGCAGGCCGAGCTTTGGTGGGATCTAAAAAAACAGGAAGACAAAGAGATGGACATAATGCAGAGGGAGCCAAGCAGAGGGGCGAGGGAAGGGACGCAAGAGCCGGGCcggggagcgggagcgggggcAGAGCGGCCAAGCCGGGCAGGGAGGGCCGGAGGAGAGGGGGGTGTGGCGCAGGCGTGGGGCCGGAGCGGCCATGGCGGGGCGGCCGGGCGGGAGGAGGGCGCAGCACATCGCCACAGCCACCGCGTTGCCCCGGGCCGggaccggggccggggccgggcggccCTGGCCgtgaggcggcggcgggcgggggccgggccgggcccgccaTGACCTACCTGCACCCGCGCCGTGACCGCCGCGCCGCGTGCGCCGCGCTAAGCCGTCCCCCGCCCCCCGGACCCGCCGCCTCCCCGCGCCTGCCCGCAGGCCCCGGaggccgggcccggggccgAGCCGAGTGGGGTTAAGCCGGATCGGGCCGGGCCGTCCCGTCCAGGCCCGGCCCTGCCATTCCCCGCCGCTCCGCCCCGGGCATCGGCCGCCGGGCGGAACGCGGGCGGAACCCCGGCGCTGCCGCTCCCGTGGGCGGCACGGCCCTTCCGCCGCGCCGCACCGCTCGCAGCGCGGGAGGCCGCGCGGATTGGCTGGGAGGGCCCACGAGCGCCGCTGCTATTGGTGGATTCGCCGAGGGGGCGGGGTGAGGGCAGGCGGGCCGGGGGAGGCAAGATGGCGGTGCAGGCGGTGCACCTGGAGGCGGACGCGTTCCTGGTGTGCCTGAACCACGCGCTGAGCACCGAGAAGGAGGAGGTGATGGGGCTCTGCATCGGAGAGGTACCGCCCGTGGGGGGGCGGCCCCGGGAGGGGCGGGTGGCGGCGCTGTCTGTGCGGGTTCTGGCCTGCGCGGGGCTGTGAGGCCGGCATCGCGCACGGAGCCACCCCGGCACCCCGCTCGTCTGCGGTCCTGGCAGCCGCCAGCgcctgggtcagctctgggagAGTCGAAGCTCAGGAAGGCTTCCCATGCCCGTACCCCCGTGTTCTGCGGCCCCACCTGCAGTTCCCGTGCCCGTACCCCGCGTTCTGCCGTGCGCACCCCGGTGCTCAGAGCGGCCGTGCCCCGCGGGTTGATGTTTCTGTGGCAGAGGAATCTCTGATTTCCTCTCCGTGTCCTTAGGTGGACACCAACAGAATCGTCCACATCCACTCTGTGATCATCCTGCGGCGCTCTGACAAGAGGAAGGACCGTGTGGAGATCTCACCGGAGCAGCTCTCAGCTGCTTCCACTGAAGCAGAGATATCCTTCGGCACAGACAGCGCAGGCTGGCCAGAGCCTTGTTTTACCTCTGGGCTCTTCTCATGGGCTGTGTTTTAGGCCTGCAGTGGGTTTGAAGCTGTCAGctgggagggctgtgctggctgttgCCTTGCCCTGGAGTTTTTGTTGGTTCAAGCACTTGCAGTGGAATTGTGTTACAAATTTGTTACCATTGTTTTGTATTTGGTCACATGTAAAACTGCAGTGTGTTTGTGGAGGGGGTGGCAGTCCAGCAGGGAGGCTGAGTGCAAGAGGAAAGGTCAGCAAAGCTCCAGTGCTGCACTGGAGCCTCTTCTCTGCACACACTCGGGGTGCTGCTTTGCACAGCTGCTGAAATGTTGTTTATTGCCACATGCAAACCAAATCCAGTTTGCTTctgcagcagtggctgctgaTGGTGCTGGGGAAGAGGCTCCCATCAGCTCCCTGCATTGTGTTATCACTCCTCCAGAGGGATCTGtgtggtgttcacagggatcccaggatgagggaagagatgggaaGCTTGACTCCAtggttcagaaggctgatttattattttatgatatatattatatcaaaagaaaattatatactaaaactacactaaaagaacagaagaaaggatttcatcagaaggcttgcaaAGAATAGAAAGGCatggaataataataaaatcttgtgactgaccagagtctgagccagctgactggccattaattacaaacaaccacatgcccagtgattggccattaattagaaacaactccatgagaccaatcccagatgcacctcttgcattccacagcagcagataatcaatgtttacattttgttcctgaggcttctcaggagaagaagtcctagcaaaaggatttaTCATAAAATAGGTCTGTGACAGATCTGGAATTCTGTTGCCTCATAGGATACCCTTTAAAgctctgctgtttcccctgTGCATGCAGCCCTTCCCTTTGTCTCTTGGTTCTGGTTGGCTCCTTGACCCCCACACAGGCTGGCAGAGATGACAGGACGGCCCATGAGGGTGGTGGGCTGGTACCACTCCCACCCCCACATCACCGTGTGGCCCTCACACGTGGgtaagagcagctctgggtctGAAACATTCCCTGATTGTctgggggggctgcagggccccCCCCAGTGTGGCCCCATTGCTGTGTGTGCTCTCCAAGGACTCAGAGGTGGCCCAGGAGTCACAGATCAGCTCCTGCTGGTACTGCTGTTCTTGCAGATGGAAAAACCACACCTTGGGTGTGGGGAATAGCAAAAACAGCTGGGGGGATCCTGGGCCTGCTGTGATGGATTCTGGTATCTGTGAGTGTTAATGCATAGCTAAAAACTTTCATAACAGAAGTACCTGAGTTCCTTATATGTGTTGGACCTCATGGTgacctgtggcagcagctggctgTGAGATAATTTCTTGGTTTTGTGAGCTCATCTTctgtttttaagattttctgtttacattttaaattgGATCAAGTTCTGTGTTTAAACTGAAGTCACCCAGAGTGAGGATGTAAACAGAGTTTGTGACATTTGTTACCAAATTCCAGTCACCCTTGAGAAGGTGGCAGATcatttcccagtgctgcaggggagcagggcagctctcACTCCCATTTCTGTCCTGCAGATGTCCGCACACAGGCCATGTATCAGATGATGGACCAAGGCTTTGTGGGGCTCATCTTTTCCTGCTTCATTGAGGACAAGAACACCAAGGTAGGCAACTTAAAAATGGCAACAAATCCTCCAGGGGCTCATGAGAAACATCAGGGCAGAGCTGATGTCCTTGGGTGCAGCCTGCAagaagggcagagctgtgctgggagcacgTGGAAAGCACAGtgggagtggtttgggttgtgATCCCAAGGGCAGAACAAGTGATGATGgctctgagctgcccaggggctgcagcagcagaatgTCCTCTGGAATGGGCCAGGGCTCTTCCCTCAGGTGTccagcccagcacacacagctctgcccctgtTCCAGCCTCTCCACGAGGTGTGGCTGCCGTGTGAGATAAGCTGACAGTCAGCTCTAGgctctccaggcagctgctgctgaagaggtttttcatcatttttcatcattttcatCATATCAAGGTGTGCCTTAAGCACCTCCAGCAAGCAAATCACAGCAAAacctctggaattccattgaAAGCTTCCTAAAGGAATGTGTCTTTGCCTTTTAGATGTTTTTTTGCCTTTGGGATCTGACTTTCTGCTGTCTCTCTCAGACAGGTAGAATTCTCTACACCTGTTTCCAGTCTGTTCAGGCCCAGAAGAGCTCAGAGTGAGTACAGAAGAATATTAGATCATTAGATCCCATTGTATTTTGTCTTGTCTCTCCTTTCTCTGGCTTGTCTCTAGTAAGTGCCTTCTCAGCCTGTTGTGAGGAGCAAATGCACAGAGATGCCTGCACAGGCTCTCCTCACTtctgctctgcaggctgctggaAGAGAATCTAAAGATTAGCAGTGATTCTTTTAGCCTAGATAATTAATTCTTGTAAGATTTGAGGTCAGGGTGGGGATTTGTGCTGCAATTTGGTCTGTAGCAGCACCACCTTTTTGCTTCCAGCTCTAGAGGTCAAGCCCTCAGGTTTGCACCTTACAATTAAAAATCAAGACAAGTATGTGGATATAAAATGTTTCCCTTTGCCTGTCAGCTCAGGCATGTGTTCCAAAAGTGGAtgtgcagcactgccagacCCTGGACAGACTGTTGCAATGTTGTAGaagttatttttttgtttgctgcttTTAATTCTATCTCATACCCTTCTAGATATGACAGGATTGAAATTCCCATTCATGTTGTGCCCCATGAAACCATTGGGAAGGTGTGTCTGGAGTCAGCTGTGGAGCTGCCCAAGATCCTTTGCCAAGAAGAGCAGGATGCCTACAGGAGAATTCACAGGTaacagccctgggctctgcccctCTCCAAGGCTGCCTTTGCTGACATGTTCTACTGTTGCTGTAATAAAGTCTTAGCAAAGACTTTAAGACTTAGCAAAGCCTTAGCAAAGCTGTAGAAATTAAGGATTAGCAGCTCCCGTGCCTCTGTAGAGCTTACTGAAGTCTGTAGAACTGAGCCTGGGGTTAGcagcagaattttggggtttttatcctTGTGAATGCACAGAGCTTCAGCAGGTGGAGAGGTTTAGGTGTAACCTGTGGGCAGCTGTTTCACAGCCTGTGTTTAATTCACAATTCCCTGCTGCCTTGTCTCTAAcctgctttcttttccttcccttagCCTCACCCATCTCGACTCTGTAACCAAGATCCATAATGGCTCAGGTAAGGATTCCTTTCCTGCACGTGACAATccagggtgctgctcccagAGGCAAAATGGTGGAATCTTGTTACACAAGAACAGAATTATAACTAGGAACTTAAAACTTCAAAGGCTGTAAAACACCCTAATCCTGGGTGAATCATGAATGTTGTATCCTTCAGGCTTTGTAGAAGTGGTTAAAATCAAGGAAGACTTTAGGGTTTTGGGGcttggtttgtttattttttctgttggaACAGgaaaggggatttgggatttgttgAGTGTTAAAGCAGTGCCTGGCTGACCTGTATGCACACTTCTGTCTCCTGGCACTTTATAGGTGTTACAAAGCTGTGACATCTTTCCTTTTGCCACTGTGATGGGGTCAGTCCTAATCCCACTTCTGTTCCAAGTTTATCACCCCATTGTCCATTCTCACATGTTTAGGAAATGTGATGTTCTGTGATGCTTCTAAATGTAGGAATTAATTAGCATCACTGATGAGGTGTGTGCAGATTTTCACTGTAGAGCTGTCACCCCTGCCTGGGTCACACTGAAATGGTGTTTCCCTGGTAGAAGCTGCTGGCTCTGACCTTCCAGTGCAGATGTGAGGTTGCCATGGGCTGGAGGGTTTCCTtggctggctgctgcctttggtgGTGTTGTAGCACACAGAGTCTGTTGTGTGCTGTCCTGGCATGATGTGCTGTTGCTCTTTGCAGTGTTCACAAAGAACCTGTGCAGCCAAATGTCTGCAATCAGCGGGCccctgctgcagtggctggaGGACAGGCTGGAGCAGAACAAACAGCgcgtgcaggagctgcagcaggagaaggagcagctgctggaggaacTCGCTGCTTTGGAGTGAGGAGGAAGTGCAGACCCTTCAGGAAAGTGATGTGATAAAATCTTCAACAACTACTCCAGGCTGAAGGGTGGCCCTGCATTGCCTCAGTGGAGGTACTGGCTGTGCCTCTCCTCTTGCAGCAAAGAGCACAGCTCCAGGATCAGGACTTTacctgccccagcctggtgcAAAGCACTGCTGTGTCTGCAGTTGCTGCACTTCTGGCTCAgtggtggggctgggcagcacctgAATGCTCCTGTTCTGGAGAGCACACACCTAGGGAACCTGTTGTTTCTCCCTCTATGTTTTGACAGAAGTCCTATTGCTTTACATGTATTCCAGGAGCCTGGAACAGGAGGGTTAGAGGGGAAAAGTGTCTCTGCTGTCATATATGATGCTGCCAACTTCTGCCTTCTCTTAGTAGCTTCAGTTGACCATGATCTTATATCTGATAATGTTCTGGATCACTGGTCATTCATCCAGGCAGGTAAGAGGTGGGAAGGAAGCTTGGGAACAGACCTGGAAGATCTTTGACATAGGATCTGTGTTGAGCATATGTCAAACCAAATAAACAATTCCAAAGCTAGAGCTGTTGGgagtaaaaatgaaattaatgctATCCAGTGCCTGCATTTTTTGATCAGTCTGTATTCTGTGTCTAATTCTGGTGTATGCCCAGCACTGAGCTTCTCTAGAAAATGAAGTTTCTGCTGGCTCAGTGAGGGGACTGTGGTTCCTTCCCAGAGGGAAGAAGGCTGAGGTGCTGGGCAGAGAACTCATGGATATACTAGTTTGACATTCTTCCATGCTGAACTTAACTGCAGAAATTTCCTAAGACTGGAATGAAAGAGCTGTTGTTGAATTAATGCCTTTAACTGCTCTTGCTGTGGCATTTCACAGTGTCCCCCATCATGTACATCCTCATCTGTGTTCTGTTGTGTGGATCTGTCTCATGTGAGCAAAGGATGGGACAACTGCAgtgacagagctggggcagaggcactcCCTGCCATGACAGCCAGTGTTGCTCAGCAGCTGCAAAGTGCTGTCAGGTGTGGAATCTCCTTAACTCCATTGCTTTGTCAGACCTGACTTTTCAATCTTTCTACATTTCTACTGGCAAATCCCCTAATAGCAGAACTTCCTTGAAGTATATTGCTCActactgttttctttttccttagagGTGCTGTGAATAGTAATTAATCAGCTTTGGAACAGTCAGtggttttgtgctgttcttgctGTTGGTTTCTAGTTCCAATGCTCCTTACCTTCATCATTGCAGGAGAAGGGAGGGTGGTGCCTCAGTGGCCCCAGGCTTCACATGGGCTCCTGGGAGCTgagccagcagccctgggcctcctggaATGGGGATCCTTGGACTGTAATCCCAGTGCCCAAAGGATGTTACTGACTGTGCTGATccacagccaggagagctgggctcCTCCCAGGGTTCTGTATTCCTACACAGCCATGATTAAACTGAAACAAAGTAGCCTGGTTTATTGCAAGAGTTTGTATTAAACTGGCATTTATTGATTATCAGAATTATTAAGCCCCTGAGCAATTTCCTTACAGAAGGCACAAACACTATAACACACATTGCTGCATTTTATATGAGACTTAAGCCACGACAAGACCTATCATCCTTGGGGAAAGTTTGAATCTGCTTTCCCCAACCTGACCTTCTGCATCTAATTTAGTTTCTATGAAATCTCAAGGGTAGAGGTACCCTACTTACTGAGGGTTAAAGGGCTTTGGAGAAATTCACATATTCTGTTAATGGATTTAAGGCACCATCTACCTACCACTTAACAAAAACAGCCAAGGATCTCTCAGGAAAGTCTACATGGGAGAATATCTGAACCATGTTGAAGCCCAGCTCAGGTATGCCCCTTTTCCTGCCTTGGAGTCATTCAGAATCAGAGGACTTAGGCTGGTGGGCCTGGACTTTCTTGCCTCTGGCAGATGGACTTTCTTGCAGCCAGATGCACAGGGAGCAGTTcttcagcacacacacagagtctaCAGCATATCAGCTGCCCAGATTAAACAGTAAATCCCTTACTGGAGTCACTGAAGACATGCTATGTGTAAGTGCTGCTCAGAACTTTTACTACTCTATACAAAATGTAAGTAGCACCAAGAAAGGAGATACACTGAGATATCAGAAGGAATCTTCCAGCTTGGTTTTCACAGCAAAATCAGCACTGAGCTTCTTCATGACCTCTGCATGACTCAGCCCATGCTGCTTTCTCTTAGCAAGGGCATAGTTTTCCTTGACATACTTGGCAAAGGGCGtgagctgtgtcctggcaggGGTGCCCCCCCTGCCCGGGGGCTGCCTCAGGGCCAGCTGCCCCCCGCAGAAGGCGCAGACGAACCGCGCCGTGTCCAGGGACCGCGAGTGCCGCCCGATCCTGAAAGGCAACAACCAGGAGCTGCAAAGGGCccttgctctgctgctcaggCCCAAGGCAGCATTTTGGAACAGGGAACAATACATTACACAGTGGTACAATCAAATCTGTGCTACACTTCTCTACCCTCGTATTTTTTCCACTGCTCTTTCAGCTTGGTTCCTTCCTCTGTCTCTTCTCTCAGCCTACCAGTATGAAGTGCTACAACATTTCCAACTGCCTCCACAACCCATGCATGTATGAACTGCCTCTTGGAGTTTCTCCTCAAAgatatcattaaaaaaaaaatcttctcaaCGCTCTGTTGCATCTAAGCAACTAGTGCATTGCATAGTCCTAATAAACACTTTGGGGTATGTGAGGTGTTTCCTCCCAGTACTTCTGGCAGTCACACATACAATCCTGAGGTAAAAAACCCCCCATAAATGGTGTCATTATTACAGGTTGTGTCCCAGTGTCAATCCTTCCCATCACAGTGCTGCTCACATCTGTGATGGTACAGATGTAATTTAAAGTCATCAAGACTTTAAGCTGGAAGCTTCCTCTGGTAGTTTTATCTAGTATTTAATCACTCAAATATTCTGTGCCCAGTTTTTATGGGGATTTGATCCTTCAAAGCTTAGGTACGTAACTCTTACTGCTTCCCAAAGACCTTCCCTCATCACCTCTGGTCCTCAGATGATGTTTCTGCCTGTCCTGACCTCTAAACTAGAACTGAAACTATCTGGGATAGTTTCACAAATGTGGAATCACATACTGAGGTTCTGTAGGCTCTGGAAAACACCAGAATATCCAAACTGCTTTACTATTTCAGAGAACCCTGATTTCTAGACACAGGAGAGTGCCAAGTTAGAAAGTTAATCCGCAGTCACATGCAAGATGACAACATTACTCACGTAGCTTTGCAGCGACCACACTCGTAGGTGTATTTGTAATTGATCTCGTAGCTGTGGCAGCGTGT contains:
- the MTCP1 gene encoding protein p13 MTCP-1, giving the protein MAQGGEAGAPPVRLWVRRVGVYCDEHRKTWLVAAEEEEGMLRARIQRVQVPLGEALRPSQLPPSRLPHMWQLSQGEQYRDSNSRVWEIEHHLMLDGVEELLLKLVPGD
- the BRCC3 gene encoding lys-63-specific deubiquitinase BRCC36, whose protein sequence is MAVQAVHLEADAFLVCLNHALSTEKEEVMGLCIGEVDTNRIVHIHSVIILRRSDKRKDRVEISPEQLSAASTEAERLAEMTGRPMRVVGWYHSHPHITVWPSHVDVRTQAMYQMMDQGFVGLIFSCFIEDKNTKTGRILYTCFQSVQAQKSSEYDRIEIPIHVVPHETIGKVCLESAVELPKILCQEEQDAYRRIHSLTHLDSVTKIHNGSVFTKNLCSQMSAISGPLLQWLEDRLEQNKQRVQELQQEKEQLLEELAALE